TTATTAAAAGTTGACTTCAGTCGAAACTTTGTAACGTTCTTCATTATTTTTAGTTCTCAAAATGATTTCACCAAGAAAACCTGCCAAAAACAATTGTGTTCCCAAAATCATTGTTGTCAAGGCTATAAAAAACCAAGGATTGTTAGTTACCAAAGTATATTTCATTCCATTGTACATATGGTATAACTTTGAAATCCCAATATATCCTGCCGAACAAAAACCAATGATAAACATAAAGGAACCTAGGGCACCAAATAAATGCATTGGTCTTTTTCCAAATCGAGAAAGAAACCAAATTGTAATCAAATCAAGGAAACCATTAATGAAACGTTCCATTCCAAATTTGGTTTCTCCGTATTTTCTAGCTTGATGTTGAACTACTTTTTCGCCAATTTTTCCAAAGCCTGCATTTTTCGCCAAAACTGGAATGTACCGGTGCATTTCGCCAGATACTTCTATGTTTTTTACAACTACATTTTTGTATGCTTTCAATCCGCAATTAAAATCGTTTAATTCCACTCCAGATGTTTTTCTAGCGGCCCAATTGAATAATTTTGATGGGATATTTTTGGCTACAACAGAGTCGTATCGTTTCTTTTTCCAACCCGAAACCAAGTCAAATTTTTGTTCT
The Flavobacterium sp. 5 DNA segment above includes these coding regions:
- a CDS encoding glycosyltransferase family 2 protein, giving the protein MNLSILIPLLNEEESLQELYTWIISIMKSNNYSYEIIFLDDGSTDESWSIIAGFAIENPNVKGIRFMKNFGKSQALHAGFAKAKGDVIITMDADLQDSPDEIPGLYEMITEQKFDLVSGWKKKRYDSVVAKNIPSKLFNWAARKTSGVELNDFNCGLKAYKNVVVKNIEVSGEMHRYIPVLAKNAGFGKIGEKVVQHQARKYGETKFGMERFINGFLDLITIWFLSRFGKRPMHLFGALGSFMFIIGFCSAGYIGISKLYHMYNGMKYTLVTNNPWFFIALTTMILGTQLFLAGFLGEIILRTKNNEERYKVSTEVNF